In Rhizobium gallicum bv. gallicum R602sp, the following proteins share a genomic window:
- the pcaH gene encoding protocatechuate 3,4-dioxygenase subunit beta — protein sequence MSDISNRKPETGAFFARDRAWHPPAYAPGYKTSVLRSPQRALLSLDSTISEITGPVFGHSMIGELDNDLIHNFARPGESAIGERIIVHGRVLDERGRPVSGALVEFWQANAGGRYRHKKETYLAAIDPNFGGCGRCITDEYGQYSFRTIRPGAYPWPNGVNDWRPAHIHFSIFGHGFAQRLITQMYFDGDPMIWKCPIVGTIPDKAAIEQLIAPLDWGNTIPMDARAYKFDIVLRGRRSILFENRLEGN from the coding sequence ATGTCCGATATTTCGAACCGCAAGCCGGAAACCGGTGCCTTCTTCGCCCGCGACCGCGCCTGGCATCCACCAGCCTATGCGCCAGGCTACAAGACCTCGGTGCTGCGTTCCCCACAACGCGCGTTACTGTCGCTCGACAGCACGATTTCAGAGATTACCGGGCCGGTCTTTGGCCATTCGATGATCGGTGAACTCGACAATGACCTGATCCACAACTTCGCCCGCCCCGGCGAGAGCGCCATCGGCGAGCGCATTATCGTTCACGGCCGGGTGCTCGACGAGCGTGGCCGGCCAGTCTCGGGCGCGCTGGTCGAATTCTGGCAGGCCAACGCCGGCGGGCGTTATCGCCACAAGAAAGAAACCTATCTCGCGGCCATCGATCCCAATTTCGGCGGCTGCGGGCGCTGCATCACCGACGAATATGGGCAATACTCCTTCCGCACCATTCGCCCCGGCGCCTATCCGTGGCCGAATGGCGTCAACGACTGGCGCCCGGCGCACATCCACTTCTCGATCTTCGGCCACGGCTTTGCTCAGCGGCTGATCACGCAGATGTATTTCGACGGCGACCCGATGATCTGGAAATGTCCGATCGTCGGCACGATCCCGGACAAGGCCGCAATCGAGCAGCTCATTGCACCGCTCGACTGGGGCAACACCATCCCCATGGACGCGCGCGCCTACAAGTTCGATATCGTTCTGCGCGGCCGCCGCTCGATCCTGTTCGAGAACCGGCTGGAGGGCAACTGA